TAACTCTCCAAGCCCGTTTTGAACCGTCGGTTTCACCGCGATATGAAACGGAACAGGCTTCCCCTTGGTGCTGACGGCCAAAACGATGGTGTTGGGATAGCGGGGATTTAGATTCGCCGCATCGGTTTGAATCACGAGGGCCGGGCGAGTACCCTGCTGCTCAGAACCTCTCCCTAGAGACCAATCAACCCACCACAGCTCCCCTCGTTGGGGCTCATTACTCATTTTCCGAAATTACCTCTCTCTGGGCCTGAAAGGCATAGTCAACATCCGTTTCCTCTGAATGCTCGGCAACGAGGGAGAAG
This window of the Deltaproteobacteria bacterium genome carries:
- a CDS encoding type II toxin-antitoxin system PemK/MazF family toxin, producing the protein MSNEPQRGELWWVDWSLGRGSEQQGTRPALVIQTDAANLNPRYPNTIVLAVSTKGKPVPFHIAVKPTVQNGLGELSYIKCEQILTISKRRLTRKIGTLEAEFLQQVEKAITLVLNI